Proteins from a single region of Nocardioides oleivorans:
- the idi gene encoding isopentenyl-diphosphate Delta-isomerase, which translates to MTTTTDRQPELVVLLDEEGRPTGTADKARVHHQDTPLHLAFSCYLFDERGNVLVTQRAIGKRTFPGVWTNSCCGHPGPGEPMEAAVRRRVEQELGVTPRDLKLVLPRFRYRAEQAGVVENEMCPVFVATVDESLAPDPSEVEATVWEPWRDFRESVISGGREVSTWCRLQVEQMPREPLEAAPAPPTDLPLAAQGVVT; encoded by the coding sequence ATGACCACCACGACCGACCGGCAGCCCGAGCTGGTGGTCCTCCTCGACGAGGAGGGACGTCCCACGGGCACCGCGGACAAGGCCCGTGTCCACCACCAGGACACCCCACTGCACCTCGCCTTCTCCTGCTACCTCTTCGACGAGCGCGGCAACGTCCTCGTCACCCAGCGAGCGATCGGCAAGCGGACCTTCCCGGGCGTGTGGACCAACAGCTGCTGCGGCCACCCCGGGCCCGGTGAACCGATGGAGGCGGCCGTACGACGCCGCGTCGAGCAGGAGCTGGGAGTCACACCACGCGACCTCAAGCTGGTGCTGCCACGCTTCCGCTACCGCGCAGAGCAGGCCGGGGTCGTGGAGAACGAGATGTGCCCGGTCTTCGTCGCGACGGTCGACGAGTCGCTGGCGCCGGACCCCTCGGAGGTCGAGGCCACCGTGTGGGAACCGTGGCGCGACTTCCGCGAGTCGGTGATCAGCGGAGGCCGCGAGGTCTCGACCTGGTGCCGTCTGCAGGTCGAGCAGATGCCGCGGGAGCCGCTGGAAGCCGCCCCGGCCCCACCGACAGACCTCCCCCTCGCCGCGCAGGGAGTCGTGACGTGA
- a CDS encoding lycopene cyclase domain-containing protein — protein sequence MSLPHWSYAAMLAFCLAGTLPLVPAFRLRVLRQPRRLLLAIVTAGLPFLAWDLYATHVGHWRFDAGQTLPWRVAGLPLEEIAFFVVIPFVSILTLEGVRAARRGRGPGAFRRTSGRDQQGSR from the coding sequence ATGAGCCTTCCGCACTGGTCCTACGCGGCCATGCTCGCCTTCTGCCTGGCGGGGACGCTCCCCCTCGTCCCGGCCTTCCGGCTGCGCGTCCTGCGGCAACCACGACGCCTGCTGCTCGCGATCGTGACGGCCGGCCTGCCCTTCCTGGCCTGGGACCTCTACGCGACCCACGTCGGGCACTGGCGCTTCGACGCCGGCCAGACCCTGCCGTGGCGCGTCGCCGGACTGCCGCTCGAGGAGATCGCCTTCTTCGTCGTCATCCCGTTCGTCTCGATCCTGACCCTCGAGGGCGTCCGTGCCGCGCGCCGGGGTCGAGGTCCGGGTGCGTTCCGTCGCACCAGTGGTCGCGACCAGCAGGGGTCGCGATGA
- a CDS encoding polyprenyl synthetase family protein, whose amino-acid sequence MLEIDADAVLRRLTEQGRARAAAVDRHHLLLWDALDLALQGGKRFRPRLVMATHDALGGVRPGAAAEVGAAIEMLHTAFVIHDDVIDDDHVRRGRPNVSGTFRADATSSGAGALAAGGYGLAAAVLAGDLALAAALRTVATCDAPPDVVHGLLDLFDLALHTTAAGELADVRLALGTAAVTLDESLQMEELKTSAYSFALPLQAGSVLAGAEPPTTTRLGEAGRSLGLAFQLVDDLIGVFGDPEQSGKSATGDLRTGKQTPLLVHARSTPQWEAISSFVGRDLETAELDDVRDLLASSGSRAFVETLVEEHLVAAREVLADMGVSLDFVDELMARPPLVVAGQGTAA is encoded by the coding sequence ATGCTGGAGATCGACGCCGACGCAGTCCTGCGTCGGCTCACCGAGCAGGGCCGGGCCCGCGCGGCTGCTGTGGACCGCCACCACCTCCTCCTCTGGGACGCCCTCGACCTGGCGTTGCAGGGCGGCAAGCGGTTCCGGCCCCGGCTCGTGATGGCCACCCATGACGCCCTCGGCGGCGTCCGGCCGGGCGCCGCAGCCGAGGTCGGGGCCGCCATCGAGATGCTCCACACGGCATTCGTCATCCACGACGACGTGATCGACGACGACCACGTGCGGCGTGGGCGACCCAACGTGAGCGGCACCTTCCGCGCCGACGCCACGTCGTCAGGTGCCGGAGCGCTCGCCGCCGGCGGCTACGGGCTCGCCGCTGCGGTCCTGGCCGGCGACCTCGCCCTCGCTGCCGCCCTGCGCACCGTCGCCACCTGTGACGCACCTCCCGACGTCGTGCACGGGCTCCTCGACCTGTTCGACCTCGCGCTCCACACCACCGCGGCGGGTGAGCTGGCCGACGTCCGCCTCGCCCTGGGAACGGCCGCCGTCACCCTCGACGAGAGCCTGCAGATGGAGGAGCTGAAGACCAGCGCCTACTCGTTCGCGCTCCCGCTGCAGGCCGGATCCGTGCTGGCCGGCGCCGAGCCACCCACGACGACCCGACTGGGCGAGGCGGGGCGCTCGCTCGGCCTCGCCTTCCAGCTCGTCGACGACCTGATCGGCGTCTTCGGTGACCCCGAGCAGTCGGGCAAGAGCGCCACGGGTGACCTCCGCACCGGCAAGCAGACGCCGCTTCTGGTGCACGCCCGGTCCACACCCCAGTGGGAGGCGATCAGCAGCTTCGTGGGGCGCGACCTCGAGACCGCAGAGCTCGACGACGTGCGCGACCTCCTCGCGTCCTCCGGGTCGCGTGCCTTCGTCGAGACACTGGTCGAGGAGCACCTCGTGGCAGCACGCGAGGTCCTCGCCGACATGGGTGTCTCGCTCGACTTCGTCGACGAGCTCATGGCCAGGCCGCCACTGGTGGTCGCCGGTCAGGGGACAGCGGCATGA
- a CDS encoding phosphatase PAP2 family protein → MPGSGTRHGPVAQLLIAWSPLSVILVAYWLAQWVTKPLGAGDGQLTNRLGAPLHVLGPARADDAIFGAVPSVCLQSRLVDGTTHWWDAVAAVVYVTHFLVIPLLTALAWFRLRDRFGEWLAAVLTMSVVGVIGYVAYPAAPPWLASERGDIGEVDRISGAGWGHLGLDWVTSVVDLGQGASNPVAAMPSLHAGAALLTALFLWSSTGPRLRAVLVAYAAAMALTLVYTGEHYVVDVLAGWLVAGAGMFAAGLARSARPRAGDRRRTAEVPPARDARRSP, encoded by the coding sequence GTGCCCGGCTCCGGAACCCGGCACGGGCCGGTGGCCCAGCTGCTCATCGCCTGGTCACCGCTGAGCGTCATCCTCGTGGCGTACTGGCTGGCCCAGTGGGTCACGAAGCCGTTGGGCGCCGGTGACGGCCAGCTGACCAACCGCCTCGGCGCACCGCTGCACGTGCTCGGGCCGGCACGCGCCGATGACGCGATCTTCGGCGCGGTGCCGAGCGTGTGTCTCCAGTCCCGGCTCGTCGACGGCACCACCCACTGGTGGGACGCCGTCGCGGCAGTCGTCTACGTCACCCACTTCCTCGTCATCCCGCTCCTCACGGCCTTGGCGTGGTTCCGGCTGCGCGATCGTTTCGGCGAGTGGCTCGCAGCCGTGCTGACGATGTCGGTGGTGGGAGTCATCGGCTACGTCGCCTACCCGGCGGCTCCCCCGTGGCTGGCGTCGGAGCGTGGCGACATCGGGGAGGTCGACCGCATCTCCGGGGCCGGGTGGGGGCACCTGGGTCTCGACTGGGTGACGTCGGTCGTCGACCTCGGCCAGGGGGCCAGCAACCCGGTGGCCGCCATGCCGTCGCTGCACGCGGGGGCCGCGCTCCTGACCGCGCTGTTCCTGTGGTCGTCGACGGGACCGCGGCTGCGAGCAGTCCTCGTGGCCTATGCGGCTGCGATGGCCCTGACCCTCGTCTACACGGGCGAGCACTACGTCGTCGACGTCCTGGCGGGATGGCTCGTGGCCGGGGCGGGGATGTTCGCCGCAGGACTCGCCAGGTCCGCTCGCCCACGCGCCGGAGACCGTCGACGGACCGCTGAGGTCCCACCAGCACGAGACGCTCGGAGGAGCCCATGA
- a CDS encoding lycopene cyclase domain-containing protein, with translation MTYTVLAAVGVVVALVLDRWVVRTRLTTTRDWWLSYAIIVFFQLLTNGWLTGRGIVQYDPDAILGSDRIVLVGDGRLLYAPVEDLAFGFALVLATCVAWTWYGPRSVDERDDLGEVDA, from the coding sequence ATGACGTACACGGTCCTGGCGGCCGTGGGGGTCGTCGTCGCACTGGTGCTGGACCGCTGGGTGGTGCGGACGCGGTTGACCACGACGCGGGACTGGTGGCTGTCCTACGCGATCATCGTGTTCTTCCAGCTCCTCACCAACGGGTGGCTGACCGGGCGCGGCATCGTGCAGTACGACCCGGACGCCATCCTCGGGAGCGACCGCATCGTGCTCGTGGGCGACGGCCGCCTGCTGTACGCACCGGTCGAGGACCTCGCCTTCGGCTTCGCGCTCGTCCTGGCGACCTGCGTGGCGTGGACCTGGTACGGCCCTCGCAGTGTCGACGAGCGCGACGACCTCGGTGAGGTGGACGCGTGA
- a CDS encoding glycosyltransferase family 4 protein: MTAIPRREHDPLRICLVANCRFPIVEPFTGGLESMTWHLARELVRRGHEVSLFAAPGSDPSLGVIELEVDSVPAQSGRQDIDVPAAVEVAEHHAYLSLMLDLASAGDGFDVMHNNSLHYLPVAMARTLPMPMVTTLHTPPFPWLESAIRLDRGASSFAAVSQHTADTWAAVTDTTYVPNGIDVDRWTAGPGSSTAVWSGRLVAEKAPHHAVLAARRAGVPLVLAGPILDMGYYRELVEPLLGAEATYAGHLDQADLADLVGASSVALVTPVWDEPYGLVAAEALACGTPVAAYARGGLPEVIAPGTGRLALPGDVDDLARAITEAISLDRATCRAHAVASLSLGAMVDRYEDLYARMQDRRLAA, encoded by the coding sequence ATGACCGCCATCCCACGCCGAGAGCACGACCCCCTGCGGATCTGTCTCGTGGCCAACTGCCGGTTCCCGATCGTCGAGCCGTTCACGGGCGGTCTGGAGTCGATGACGTGGCACCTCGCGCGCGAGCTCGTCCGCCGGGGTCACGAGGTCTCGCTGTTCGCGGCGCCGGGCTCGGACCCGTCCCTCGGCGTCATCGAGCTCGAGGTCGACTCCGTCCCTGCGCAGTCCGGTCGCCAGGACATCGACGTACCGGCCGCGGTGGAGGTCGCCGAGCACCATGCCTACCTCTCGCTGATGCTCGACCTGGCCAGTGCCGGTGACGGATTCGACGTCATGCACAACAACAGCCTCCACTACCTCCCGGTGGCGATGGCACGCACGTTGCCGATGCCCATGGTGACGACCCTGCACACTCCCCCCTTCCCGTGGCTCGAGTCGGCGATCCGGCTGGATCGAGGTGCCAGCTCCTTCGCTGCCGTGTCACAGCACACCGCCGACACCTGGGCGGCGGTCACCGACACCACCTACGTCCCCAACGGCATCGACGTCGACCGCTGGACCGCCGGTCCGGGCAGCAGCACGGCCGTGTGGTCCGGACGCCTGGTCGCGGAGAAGGCCCCGCACCACGCCGTGCTGGCCGCGCGACGCGCCGGGGTCCCCCTGGTGCTCGCGGGGCCGATCCTGGACATGGGCTACTACCGCGAGCTCGTCGAGCCGCTCCTCGGGGCAGAAGCGACCTACGCGGGCCACCTCGACCAGGCCGACCTGGCCGACCTCGTGGGCGCGTCGTCGGTGGCCCTCGTCACTCCCGTGTGGGACGAGCCCTACGGGCTGGTCGCGGCCGAAGCACTCGCGTGCGGTACGCCGGTCGCCGCCTACGCGCGCGGCGGACTTCCCGAGGTGATCGCACCGGGCACGGGGCGCCTCGCCCTCCCGGGCGACGTCGACGACCTCGCGCGTGCGATCACCGAGGCGATCTCGCTGGACCGGGCCACGTGCCGCGCACACGCCGTCGCCTCCCTCAGCCTGGGTGCGATGGTCGACCGCTACGAAGACCTCTACGCACGCATGCAGGACCGCAGGCTGGCCGCCTGA
- a CDS encoding cytochrome P450, whose amino-acid sequence MSVATRLQAMQPTDIGVPGPTSLDMARGFRSIRADPLTFLTSVSERFGDLVAFPVPGPPALLVNDPDDVRHVLQVSARNWRKQTVQYAALARVTGPGLLASAEPTWIEHRRIASPAFHHERLIAVSDQVRAAAAEAVEGVVTRRDLSEGTLVDVAALTHTIGLDAVGRALFSADLSGQAHQLLTATSDAAELVVRLGRSVLPTARWAPTRTNLRLARARRQLDAGSATIIAQRRARGSRTGGVATQHGDDLLGLLLDSGLSDQAVRDELITMVVAGHETVAAALAWTLMLLAEHPQAQDRLRAELAGHGRPVTLLDHRDSLPWTRAVIDEALRLYPPAWALSRRSQEDDVLGGRRVPPGTLAIISPWLVHRREDTWTEPPAFRPERFLEQGAGRTAYLPFGQGPRLCIGRDFALGEMVVVLAELLREHRVDVPDGWSRPAARAKVALHPDGGMPLVLTRTEHR is encoded by the coding sequence GTGAGCGTGGCCACCCGGCTGCAGGCCATGCAGCCCACCGACATCGGCGTGCCCGGGCCCACCTCCCTCGACATGGCGCGTGGCTTCCGGTCCATCCGGGCTGATCCGCTGACCTTCCTGACCTCCGTGTCCGAACGCTTCGGCGACCTCGTCGCCTTCCCTGTGCCCGGTCCCCCGGCGCTCCTGGTCAACGATCCCGACGACGTCCGGCACGTGCTCCAGGTGTCTGCGCGCAACTGGCGCAAGCAGACCGTGCAGTACGCCGCCCTGGCGCGCGTGACGGGCCCCGGGCTGCTCGCCTCCGCGGAGCCGACCTGGATCGAGCACCGTCGCATCGCCTCCCCCGCGTTCCACCACGAACGCCTCATCGCCGTGAGCGACCAGGTCCGGGCTGCCGCAGCCGAAGCAGTGGAAGGCGTCGTCACGCGACGGGACCTCTCCGAGGGCACCCTCGTCGACGTCGCCGCACTCACCCACACCATCGGACTGGACGCCGTCGGGCGTGCGCTCTTCTCGGCCGACCTGTCCGGGCAGGCGCACCAGCTGCTCACCGCGACCAGCGACGCCGCCGAGCTCGTGGTGCGACTCGGACGATCCGTCCTGCCCACCGCGCGGTGGGCACCGACGCGCACCAACCTCCGACTGGCCAGGGCCCGGCGCCAGCTCGACGCCGGCTCGGCCACGATCATCGCGCAGCGACGTGCTCGCGGCAGCCGGACGGGTGGGGTGGCCACCCAACACGGCGACGACCTGCTCGGGCTGCTGCTCGACAGCGGGCTGAGCGACCAGGCCGTCCGCGACGAGCTCATCACCATGGTGGTCGCCGGCCACGAGACGGTGGCAGCAGCACTGGCCTGGACCCTCATGCTGCTCGCCGAGCACCCCCAGGCACAGGACAGGCTGCGGGCCGAGCTCGCCGGGCACGGCCGGCCGGTCACGTTGCTCGACCACCGCGACAGCCTGCCCTGGACCCGTGCGGTCATCGACGAGGCGCTGCGCCTCTACCCCCCGGCCTGGGCGCTCTCGCGCCGGTCGCAGGAGGACGACGTCCTCGGTGGTCGCCGGGTGCCGCCCGGCACCCTGGCCATCATCAGCCCCTGGCTGGTGCACCGGCGCGAGGACACCTGGACCGAGCCGCCGGCGTTCCGACCCGAACGCTTCCTCGAGCAGGGCGCCGGGCGGACGGCGTACCTCCCGTTCGGGCAGGGACCGCGGTTGTGCATCGGTCGCGACTTCGCCCTCGGCGAGATGGTGGTCGTCCTGGCCGAGCTGCTGCGCGAGCACCGGGTCGACGTCCCGGACGGCTGGTCCCGCCCCGCGGCGCGGGCCAAGGTCGCCCTGCACCCGGACGGCGGCATGCCCCTCGTCCTCACGCGGACGGAGCATCGATGA
- a CDS encoding glycosyltransferase family 2 protein: MSSVLIALGLLVVAAWAGYLTADLRTLPATSSRADPPSPVSVVVPARDEEGNLPRLLRSLDAQEHPVAEVVVVDDDSADQTAAVARSAGARVISADPPPVGWTGKAWACWTGMHHTTHDLLLFLDADTELAPHALGALVEAHEQHGGLVSVQPFHRVVRPHEQLSAYFNLVAVMASSAFTGRPARTPMAFGPCLLTSRADLDRAGGHAAVRRDVLDDAALAAAYRRAGLPVWCAVGATDVRMRSYPDGLGQLVAGWTKNIASGASSASPAATLGTVAWVSAHHAVAVGAVVGTVSLLTGAGGAWLVGSPLLWILAYPALAFQVRSLLRRTGSFRWWTWLVFPVPLLAFDLVFARSAALTVVRRSVTWRGRDVDVRQHDTSEEAV, translated from the coding sequence ATGAGCAGCGTGCTGATCGCGCTCGGCCTGCTGGTCGTGGCGGCGTGGGCGGGCTACCTGACCGCCGACCTGCGCACCCTGCCCGCGACCTCGTCGAGGGCGGATCCGCCATCTCCCGTGTCGGTGGTCGTCCCCGCCCGCGACGAGGAGGGCAACCTTCCCCGGCTCCTCCGCTCGCTCGACGCGCAGGAGCACCCCGTCGCCGAGGTCGTCGTGGTCGACGACGACTCGGCGGACCAGACCGCTGCGGTGGCGAGGTCCGCAGGGGCACGGGTGATCTCGGCTGATCCCCCGCCGGTCGGGTGGACGGGCAAGGCCTGGGCCTGCTGGACGGGGATGCACCACACGACCCACGACCTGCTGCTCTTCCTCGACGCGGACACCGAGCTGGCCCCACACGCACTGGGCGCACTCGTCGAGGCACACGAGCAGCACGGCGGCCTCGTGTCCGTGCAACCGTTCCACCGCGTCGTACGCCCCCACGAGCAGCTGTCCGCCTACTTCAACCTCGTCGCGGTGATGGCCAGCTCCGCCTTCACCGGCCGACCGGCCCGCACACCCATGGCGTTCGGTCCCTGCCTGCTGACCTCCCGAGCCGACCTGGACCGAGCCGGTGGCCACGCCGCTGTCCGGCGCGACGTGCTGGACGACGCGGCCCTCGCAGCCGCCTACCGGCGCGCCGGCCTCCCGGTCTGGTGCGCCGTGGGAGCCACGGACGTGCGCATGCGCAGCTATCCGGACGGTCTCGGCCAGCTGGTGGCCGGCTGGACGAAGAACATCGCCTCGGGCGCCTCGTCCGCCTCACCTGCAGCGACGCTCGGGACGGTCGCGTGGGTGTCCGCGCACCACGCGGTCGCAGTGGGGGCCGTCGTCGGCACCGTCTCGCTGCTGACCGGCGCGGGCGGGGCGTGGCTCGTGGGGAGTCCCCTGCTGTGGATCCTCGCCTACCCCGCCCTCGCCTTCCAGGTCCGCTCGCTCCTGCGCCGGACCGGTTCCTTCCGCTGGTGGACGTGGCTCGTGTTCCCCGTGCCCCTCCTGGCGTTCGACCTGGTCTTCGCGCGCTCCGCCGCGCTCACCGTCGTACGTCGCTCGGTGACGTGGCGTGGGCGCGACGTCGACGTGCGACAACACGACACGAGCGAGGAGGCCGTCTGA
- a CDS encoding phytoene/squalene synthase family protein, translating to MSVFTGRASGRTLYDVVSEASSAVVIRQYSSSFGLASRLLAEPVRTQVCNIYALVRVADEIVDNPDPALDASARATMLDWLQDDVAHALRTGYSANLVVHAFARTAVAVGIEQEVVEPFFASMRSDLDVRVHTQASFETYVYGSAEVVGLMCLRAFLAAPDAPADRSRHYERLAPGARRLGAAFQKLNFIRDLADDHDVLRRDYFPGLDVDDFSDGDRDRILADIDADLAAAAAVIPDLPPSSRRAVRAAHATFAELATRLGDTPAAEIRRRRISVPRSAKLRLLLGALHEGRA from the coding sequence ATGAGCGTCTTCACCGGTCGCGCCAGCGGACGCACCCTCTACGACGTGGTGTCCGAGGCGAGCTCCGCTGTGGTCATCCGGCAGTACTCGAGCTCGTTCGGGCTGGCCTCCCGCCTCCTCGCCGAACCTGTGCGGACGCAGGTGTGCAACATCTACGCGCTCGTGCGCGTGGCCGACGAGATCGTCGACAACCCCGACCCCGCACTCGACGCGTCGGCCCGGGCCACGATGTTGGACTGGCTGCAGGACGACGTCGCCCACGCACTCCGCACCGGCTACAGCGCGAACCTCGTCGTGCACGCCTTCGCCCGGACGGCGGTGGCGGTGGGAATCGAGCAGGAGGTCGTCGAACCGTTCTTCGCCTCCATGCGCAGCGACCTCGACGTGCGCGTGCACACCCAGGCCAGCTTCGAGACCTACGTGTACGGATCCGCCGAGGTGGTGGGGCTCATGTGCCTGCGAGCCTTCCTCGCCGCGCCGGACGCGCCCGCGGACAGGTCGCGACACTACGAGCGGCTCGCCCCAGGCGCTCGCCGACTGGGCGCCGCCTTCCAGAAGCTGAACTTCATCCGTGACCTGGCCGACGACCACGACGTCCTGCGACGCGACTACTTCCCCGGACTCGACGTGGACGACTTCTCCGACGGTGACCGGGACCGCATCCTGGCCGACATCGATGCCGACCTCGCGGCGGCCGCAGCCGTGATCCCCGACCTGCCCCCGAGCAGTCGTCGGGCCGTGCGGGCCGCACATGCGACCTTCGCCGAGCTGGCGACCCGGCTGGGTGACACACCCGCCGCGGAGATCCGGCGCCGGCGCATCAGCGTCCCCCGGTCGGCGAAGCTGCGACTGCTGCTCGGCGCGCTGCACGAGGGTCGTGCGTGA
- a CDS encoding LuxR C-terminal-related transcriptional regulator — protein sequence MRPALLNHDDVVTSAVAAIVRAAPHLELVDLLARDARPVDLVLLDPAMAPDDEPAHLTRLLADPQVRKVAVLTSSFDPRTADEYFARGHAGYLSADLSAHDLVTALRAIGAGGRVLGPDDSPLQEWPGQVHGLTERESDVMTRLAAGHSNGEIATELDLSVSSVKSAIRAAYRTVGVESRARAVLWALTHGLTTLARTVVRPHRSSSGSQAIESHPREDPLSHDDSSH from the coding sequence ATGCGTCCAGCACTCCTGAACCACGACGACGTGGTCACCTCCGCCGTCGCGGCGATCGTCCGCGCGGCACCCCACCTCGAGCTCGTCGACCTCCTCGCCCGCGACGCACGCCCCGTCGACCTGGTGCTCCTCGATCCCGCCATGGCTCCGGACGACGAACCTGCGCACCTCACGCGTCTGCTGGCCGACCCCCAGGTCCGGAAGGTCGCCGTGCTGACGAGCTCGTTCGACCCCAGGACCGCCGACGAGTACTTCGCCCGCGGCCATGCCGGCTACCTCTCGGCCGACCTGTCCGCCCACGACCTCGTCACCGCGCTCCGCGCCATCGGCGCCGGGGGCCGCGTGCTCGGCCCCGATGACAGCCCCCTCCAGGAGTGGCCGGGTCAGGTGCACGGGCTCACCGAGCGCGAGTCCGACGTGATGACCCGCCTCGCCGCCGGCCACAGCAACGGAGAGATCGCCACCGAGCTCGACCTCAGCGTGAGCTCGGTCAAGTCCGCCATCCGCGCCGCCTACCGCACCGTCGGTGTCGAGAGCCGCGCCAGGGCCGTGCTGTGGGCGCTCACCCACGGACTCACGACGCTCGCCCGCACCGTGGTCCGGCCCCACCGGTCGAGCAGCGGCTCCCAGGCGATCGAGAGCCACCCGCGCGAGGACCCGCTCAGCCACGACGACTCCTCGCACTGA
- the crtI gene encoding phytoene desaturase family protein → MRLPELVSGSPALPTPADDGSPTRVVVIGGGISGLATAALLASRGYSVDLLERNRDLGGRVGSLERDGFRFDTGASWYLMPEVFEHFFELLGTSAEAELDLVTLDPSYRVFFEGRPDPVDLRPDRAHNRALFEAIEPGAGRRLDDYLRSAEDTYEMALRRFLYTSFDSVGQLLGTDVVRRTPKLARLLGRSLESHVSRNFSDTRLRQVLGYPAVFLGSSPDRTPSIYHLMTHLDLGDRVLYPQGGFSRLIEVIASLAERHGARLHREAEVTAILTDQEGGRRPRVHGVEYTDGGRRPVTLPADVVVGAADLHHVETELLADEHQTHPEPTWTSRSPGPGAVLALLGVDGELPELPHHSLFFTADWRQNFGDIFEQPSRVPDPASIYVCKPSETDPTVAPPGSENLFVLVPVPADTSLGHGGADGAGSPGVERAADAAIDMIASWADVPDLRERITVRQTIGPADFASRYHAWRGGALGLEHTLQQSAFFRPGNVSRKVEGLLYAGSSTIPGVGLPMCLISAELVLKRLTGDRSSQPVDG, encoded by the coding sequence ATGCGCCTGCCCGAGCTCGTGTCGGGGAGCCCTGCGCTCCCGACCCCGGCCGACGACGGTTCTCCCACGCGGGTCGTGGTGATCGGCGGCGGCATCTCCGGTCTCGCCACGGCTGCGCTCCTCGCCTCCCGCGGCTACAGCGTCGACCTCCTCGAGAGGAACCGCGACCTCGGCGGGAGGGTCGGGAGCCTGGAGCGCGACGGCTTCCGGTTCGACACCGGTGCGTCGTGGTACCTCATGCCCGAGGTGTTCGAGCACTTCTTCGAGCTGCTGGGCACCTCGGCGGAGGCCGAGCTCGACCTCGTCACCCTCGACCCCAGCTATCGCGTCTTCTTCGAGGGTCGGCCCGACCCCGTCGACCTGCGGCCGGACCGAGCACACAACCGGGCCCTGTTCGAGGCGATCGAGCCCGGCGCGGGCAGGCGGCTCGACGACTACCTCCGCTCCGCCGAGGACACCTACGAGATGGCGTTGCGCCGGTTCCTCTACACCAGCTTCGACAGCGTGGGCCAGCTGCTCGGCACCGACGTCGTACGGCGGACCCCGAAGCTCGCCCGGCTCCTGGGCCGCTCCCTCGAGAGCCACGTGTCCCGCAACTTCTCCGACACCCGGTTGCGACAGGTGCTCGGCTACCCCGCCGTGTTCCTCGGCTCGTCCCCCGATCGCACGCCCAGCATCTACCACCTGATGACCCACCTCGACCTCGGCGACCGGGTCCTCTACCCCCAGGGCGGCTTCAGCCGGCTGATCGAGGTGATCGCGTCCCTGGCGGAGCGGCACGGTGCACGGCTGCACCGGGAGGCCGAGGTGACCGCCATCCTGACGGACCAGGAGGGCGGCCGTCGGCCGAGGGTCCACGGTGTCGAGTACACGGACGGGGGCCGTCGACCCGTCACGTTGCCCGCCGACGTCGTGGTGGGAGCCGCCGACCTCCACCACGTGGAGACCGAGCTGCTGGCCGACGAGCACCAGACCCATCCCGAGCCCACGTGGACCAGCCGATCACCCGGACCGGGCGCCGTGCTCGCCCTGCTCGGCGTGGACGGCGAGCTGCCGGAGCTGCCCCACCACTCGCTCTTCTTCACCGCGGACTGGCGACAGAACTTCGGCGACATCTTCGAGCAGCCGTCACGGGTCCCGGACCCGGCGTCCATCTACGTGTGCAAGCCGTCGGAGACGGACCCGACCGTGGCCCCACCCGGCTCCGAGAACCTCTTCGTGCTCGTCCCGGTGCCGGCCGACACCAGCCTCGGACACGGTGGCGCCGACGGTGCGGGCTCCCCCGGGGTGGAACGCGCGGCGGACGCGGCGATCGACATGATCGCCTCCTGGGCCGACGTCCCCGACCTGCGCGAGCGGATCACCGTGCGCCAGACGATCGGACCCGCCGACTTCGCGAGCCGCTACCACGCATGGCGCGGGGGCGCGCTCGGCCTCGAGCACACGCTCCAGCAGAGCGCGTTCTTCCGTCCGGGCAACGTCTCGCGCAAGGTCGAGGGCCTGCTCTACGCCGGGTCGAGCACCATCCCCGGCGTGGGCCTTCCCATGTGCCTGATCAGCGCCGAGCTGGTCCTCAAGCGGCTCACGGGCGACCGGTCGTCGCAGCCGGTGGACGGATGA